One part of the Lotus japonicus ecotype B-129 chromosome 2, LjGifu_v1.2 genome encodes these proteins:
- the LOC130741276 gene encoding butanoate--CoA ligase AAE1-like, translated as MYELHFGVPMSGAVLCTLNTRHGSAMVSECVHPSPHTDHSSSSPGMLFYEDLIAQGNLEFEVRRPKDECDPISLNYTSGTTSSPKGVIYSHRGAYLNALATVLLNEMRSMPVYLWCVPMFHCNGWCLPWGIAAQGGTNVCQRNVTAEGIFDNIFNHKVTHMAGAPTVLSMIINSPSEVRKPLPGKVAVITGGAPPPPDVFSRMEELGFIVAHGYGLTETYGGATICTWKPEWDSLPRAAQAKIRARQGVQHLGLEQVDVKDPLTMKSVPADAKTMGEVMFRGNTVMNGYLKDLKATQDAFKGGWFRSGDLGVKHPDGYIELKDRAKDIIISGGENISSIELEGVIFSHPAVVEAAVVGRPDDYWGETPCAFVKLKEGYIATAEEIIQFCHKRLPRYMAPRTVVFADLPKTSTGKTQKYVLREKAKAMGSLSKRNTSRL; from the coding sequence ATGTATGAGCTACATTTTGGTGTTCCAATGTCAGGGGCTGTTCTCTGTACTTTAAATACACGTCACGGTTCAGCAATGGTTTCGGAGTGTGTTCATCCATCACCTCACACTGATCATAGTTCTTCCTCTCCTGGAATGTTGTTCTATGAAGATCTTATAGCTCAAGGGAATCTTGAATTCGAGGTGAGAAGGCCAAAGGATGAGTGTGATCCAATCTCACTCAATTACACTTCTGGAACTACATCAAGTCCTAAAGGTGTCATCTATAGCCACAGAGGTGCTTATCTTAATGCCTTGGCTACAGTTCTTCTTAATGAGATGAGGTCTATGCCAGTGTATTTATGGTGTGTTCCCATGTTTCATTGTAACGGATGGTGCCTCCCCTGGGGAATTGCTGCTCAGGGTGGCACCAATGTCTGCCAAAGAAATGTAACTGCTGAAGGGATATTTGACAATATCTTTAACCACAAGGTAACACACATGGCTGGCGCACCTACAGTCTTGAGCATGATAATAAACTCACCTTCTGAAGTCCGGAAGCCACTTCCAGGAAAGGTGGCAGTGATAACCGGTGGTGCTCCACCGCCACCGGATGTGTTTTCCAGGATGGAAGAACTAGGATTTATTGTGGCTCATGGATATGGTTTGACAGAAACTTATGGTGGCGCAACAATTTGCACATGGAAACCAGAATGGGATAGCCTACCTCGTGCAGCACAAGCAAAGATAAGGGCTCGTCAAGGAGTGCAGCATCTTGGATTGGAACAAGTTGATGTAAAAGATCCTCTGACAATGAAGAGTGTACCAGCTGATGCAAAAACTATGGGTGAGGTGATGTTCAGGGGAAACACTGTGATGAATGGATATCTGAAGGATCTGAAAGCAACACAAGATGCATTTAAAGGTGGATGGTTTAGGTCTGGTGACTTGGGAGTAAAGCATCCTGATGGTTACATTGAACTTAAGGACCGCGCAAAAGACATTATCATATCTGGGGGAGAAAATATCAGCTCCATTGAGTTGGAAGGTGTGATTTTTAGTCATCCAGCAGTTGTTGAGGCTGCTGTCGTTGGGAGGCCTGATGATTACTGGGGAGAGACACCTTGTGCATTTGTAAAACTTAAGGAGGGTTATATTGCTACGGCAGAGGAAATAATACAATTCTGTCACAAGCGTTTGCCTCGCTATATGGCTCCTCGGACTGTGGTGTTTGCTGATCTGCCAAAGACATCAACTGGCAAGACACAGAAATATGTTCTGAGGGAGAAGGCAAAGGCCATGGGAAGCTTGTCTAAGAGGAACACTAGCCGATTGTAA
- the LOC130735900 gene encoding 11-beta-hydroxysteroid dehydrogenase B, which yields MDFINFVLNLLVPPTSLITLAFSWPALCFLNACEWLYNSIYGEDMDNKVVIITGASSGIGEQIAYEYAIRRANLMLVARRENRLRGIAENARRMGARYVMIMAADVVKEDDCRRFVNETINVFGRVDHLVNTVSLGHTFHFEEVTDTSVFPVLLDINFWGNVYPTLVALPYLHQSNGRVIINASVESWLPMPRMSLYGAAKAALVNFYETLRFELKDEVGVTIATHGWIGSEMTRGKFMLEEGAEMQWKEEREVHVSGGPVEEFARLIVSGACRGDAYVKYPSWYDVFLLYRVFAPNVLNWAFRLLISPHGTRRTSYVGTGRSMDAVRPMLEGTSPSNTHAAANAMAPLTFSGQLVQQKMD from the exons ATGGATTTTATAAATTTTGTGCTTAATTTGTTGGTCCCTCCAACCAGTTTGATCACATTGGCTTTCTCATGGCCAGCACTTTGTTTCCTCAATGCTTGTGAGTGGCTCTATAATAGTATATATGGTGAGGACATGGATAATAAAGTGGTCATCATCACTGGAGCATCTTCTGGCATTGGAGAA CAAATTGCATATGAGTATGCAATAAGGAGAGCAAATTTAATGTTGGTGGCACGCAGAGAGAACAGGCTAAGAGGGATTGCTGAGAATGCAAGGAGAATGGGTGCAAGGTATGTGATGATTATGGCTGCAGATGTTGTGAAGGAAGATGATTGTAGGAGATTTGTCAATGAGACCATAAATGTCTTTGGCCGTG TAGATCACCTAGTAAACACAGTAAGTCTGGGACATACATTTCACTTTGAAGAAGTTACAGACACCTCAGTTTTCCCTGTTCTCTTG GATATTAATTTTTGGGGGAATGTTTATCCCACGCTTGTAGCTCTTCCTTACCTTCACCAAAGCAATGGCCGTGTTATTATTAATGCATCAGTTGAAAGTTGGTTACCTATGCCAAGGATGAGTTTATATGGT GCTGCAAAGGCAGCATTGGTGAACTTCTATGAGACGCTGAGATTTGAATTGAAAGATGAGGTTGGAGTAACGATAGCAACACATGGTTGGATTGGGAGTGAGATGACGCGGGGAAAGTTCATGCTTGAGGAGGGTGCTGAGATGCAGTGGAAGGAAGAAAGAGAA GTGCATGTAAGTGGTGGGCCAGTAGAGGAGTTCGCGAGGTTAATTGTATCTGGGGCATGTAGAGGAGATGCATATGTGAAGTATCCAAGCTGGTATGATGTGTTCCTACTATACAGGGTGTTTGCTCCCAATGTTCTCAACTGGGCATTCAGGTTGCTTATTTCTCCACATGGGACAAGAAGAACTTCTTATGTAGGCACCGGAAGATCCATGGATGCTGTGAGACCTATGTTGGAGGGAACTTCTCCTTCAAACACACATGCTGCTGCCAATGCCATGGCTCCTCTTACCTTCTCTGGCCAGCTGGTGCAGCAAAAGATGGACTGA
- the LOC130741273 gene encoding putative pentatricopeptide repeat-containing protein At1g12700, mitochondrial isoform X1 has translation MLSSFRISLFPSLSRTLHCHSRNAPSKFNVGDAISSFNRMLQMRPSPPIIEFNKFFTSLVKTKHYATAVSLSQQMDFRRVMPDLFTFNILINCYCHLGQITSAFSVLCNIFKRGYQPDTITFNTIIKGLCLQGEVHRALCFHDEIVARGFLLDQVSYGTLINGLCKIGHTGPALQLLRQIQGKLAQPDVVMYSTIIDSLCKDKLVNDAYNLYSEMLAKRISPDVVTYTTLISGFCIVGQLKEAVGLLNQMVVKSINPDVYTFSILVDALCKEGKVKEAKNVLAVMIKGGEKPDVVTYSSLMDGYCLVNEVNKAEDIFNTMTRMELAPDVQSYSIMINGLCKIKMVDDALNLFKQMHTENITPNVVTYSSLIDGLCKSGRISDAWELVNEMHSRGLPPNVITYCSLLDALCKNHHVDNAISLIKKMKHQGILPNVYTYTILLDGLCKGGRLKDAQEVFQDLLIKGYNLDVRTYTIMINGLFKDGLFDEALALMSKMEDNGCTPDAVTYEIIIYALFQKGDNDKAEKLLRQMIARGLL, from the coding sequence ATGTTGTCGTCGTTCAGAATCTCTCTGTTTCCCTCACTCTCAAGAACCCTTCACTGTCACTCTCGTAATGCTCCTTCCAAATTCAATGTTGGTGATGCAATCTCCTCGTTCAATCGCATGCTCCAAATGCGTCCTTCTCCACCCATTATCGAATTTAACAAGTTTTTTACTTCCCTCGTCAAGACGAAGCATTACGCCACCGCCGTTTCCCTTTCTCAACAAATGGATTTCAGGAGAGTTATGCCTGACTTATTCACTTTCAACATCTTGATCAATTGTTACTGCCACCTAGGTCAAATTACTTCTGCTTTTTCTGTACTCTGCAATATTTTCAAGAGGGGTTATCAGCCTGATACCATCACCTTTAATACAATTATCAAAGGTCTCTGTCTTCAAGGTGAGGTTCATAGAGCACTGTGCTTTCATGATGAGATTGTAGCACGGGGGTTTCTGTTGGATCAGGTTAGTTACGGGACCTTAATCAACGGGTTATGTAAAATTGGACATACAGGACCTGCACTGCAATTGCTCAGACAGATCCAGGGAAAATTGGCTCAACCTGATGTGGTAATGTACAGCACAATCATTGATAGTTTATGTAAAGATAAACTTGTAAATGATGCCTACAATTTATATTCTGAAATGCTCGCCAAAAGAATTTCACCTGATGTTGTCACTTACACTACGCTAATATCTGGATTTTGCATTGTGGGTCAATTGAAAGAAGCAGTTGGTTTGTTAAATCAAATGGTAGTGAAAAGCATCAATCCAGATGTTTATACCTTTAGTATATTAGTTGATGCTCTATGCAAGGAAGGAAAGGTGAAAGAAGCCAAAAATGTGTTAGCTGTCATGATCAAAGGAGGGGAAAAACCTGATGTTGTTACTTATAGTTCTTTGATGGATGGGTATTGTTTAGTTAATGAAGTAAACAAGGCTGAAGATATATTTAACACCATGACCCGAATGGAACTGGCTCCTGATGTTCAGAGTTATAGTATCATGATTAACGGATTATGTAAGATTAAAATGGTTGATGATGCCTTGAATCTATTTAAACAAATGCATACTGAGAATATTACTCCTAATGTTGTAACTTACAGTTCTCTTATAGATGGTTTGTGCAAGTCTGGGAGAATCTCTGATGCTTGGGAGCTTGTTAATGAGATGCACTCTAGAGGTCTACCACCTAATGTAATCACGTACTGTTCTTTATTGGATGCTTTATGCAAAAACCATCACGTTGACAATGCAATTTCTTTGATCAAGAAAATGAAACACCAGGGTATTCTGCCAAATGTTTACACATACACTATACTCTTGGATGGACTATGCAAAGGTGGAAGACTTAAGGACGCACAAGAGGTTTTTCAGGATCTTTTAATTAAAGGCTACAATTTAGATGTACGGACGTATACCATAATGATTAATGGGCTTTTTAAAGACGGCTTATTTGATGAAGCATTGGCATTGATGTCAAAAATGGAAGACAACGGTTGCACCCCTGATGCTGTAACAtatgaaataattatttatgCTCTCTTTCAGAAAGGTGACAATGATAAGGCAGAGAAGCTTCTCCGTCAAATGATTGCTAGAGGTCTATTGTAA
- the LOC130741273 gene encoding putative pentatricopeptide repeat-containing protein At1g12700, mitochondrial isoform X2, translating into MLSSFRISLFPSLSRTLHCHSRNAPSKFNVGDAISSFNRMLQMRPSPPIIEFNKFFTSLVKTKHYATAVSLSQQMDFRRVMPDLFTFNILINCYCHLGQITSAFSVLCNIFKRGYQPDTITFNTIIKGLCLQGEVHRALCFHDEIVARGFLLDQVSYGTLINGLCKIGHTGPALQLLRQIQGKLAQPDVVMYSTIIDSLCKDKLVNDAYNLYSEMLAKRISPDVVTYTTLISGFCIVGQLKEAVGLLNQMVVKSINPDVYTFSILVDALCKEGKVKEAKNVLAVMIKGGEKPDVVTYSSLMDGYCLVNEVNKAEDIFNTMTRMELAPDVQSYSIMINGLYGLCKSGRISDAWELVNEMHSRGLPPNVITYCSLLDALCKNHHVDNAISLIKKMKHQGILPNVYTYTILLDGLCKGGRLKDAQEVFQDLLIKGYNLDVRTYTIMINGLFKDGLFDEALALMSKMEDNGCTPDAVTYEIIIYALFQKGDNDKAEKLLRQMIARGLL; encoded by the exons ATGTTGTCGTCGTTCAGAATCTCTCTGTTTCCCTCACTCTCAAGAACCCTTCACTGTCACTCTCGTAATGCTCCTTCCAAATTCAATGTTGGTGATGCAATCTCCTCGTTCAATCGCATGCTCCAAATGCGTCCTTCTCCACCCATTATCGAATTTAACAAGTTTTTTACTTCCCTCGTCAAGACGAAGCATTACGCCACCGCCGTTTCCCTTTCTCAACAAATGGATTTCAGGAGAGTTATGCCTGACTTATTCACTTTCAACATCTTGATCAATTGTTACTGCCACCTAGGTCAAATTACTTCTGCTTTTTCTGTACTCTGCAATATTTTCAAGAGGGGTTATCAGCCTGATACCATCACCTTTAATACAATTATCAAAGGTCTCTGTCTTCAAGGTGAGGTTCATAGAGCACTGTGCTTTCATGATGAGATTGTAGCACGGGGGTTTCTGTTGGATCAGGTTAGTTACGGGACCTTAATCAACGGGTTATGTAAAATTGGACATACAGGACCTGCACTGCAATTGCTCAGACAGATCCAGGGAAAATTGGCTCAACCTGATGTGGTAATGTACAGCACAATCATTGATAGTTTATGTAAAGATAAACTTGTAAATGATGCCTACAATTTATATTCTGAAATGCTCGCCAAAAGAATTTCACCTGATGTTGTCACTTACACTACGCTAATATCTGGATTTTGCATTGTGGGTCAATTGAAAGAAGCAGTTGGTTTGTTAAATCAAATGGTAGTGAAAAGCATCAATCCAGATGTTTATACCTTTAGTATATTAGTTGATGCTCTATGCAAGGAAGGAAAGGTGAAAGAAGCCAAAAATGTGTTAGCTGTCATGATCAAAGGAGGGGAAAAACCTGATGTTGTTACTTATAGTTCTTTGATGGATGGGTATTGTTTAGTTAATGAAGTAAACAAGGCTGAAGATATATTTAACACCATGACCCGAATGGAACTGGCTCCTGATGTTCAGAGTTATAGTATCATGATTAACGGATTAT ATGGTTTGTGCAAGTCTGGGAGAATCTCTGATGCTTGGGAGCTTGTTAATGAGATGCACTCTAGAGGTCTACCACCTAATGTAATCACGTACTGTTCTTTATTGGATGCTTTATGCAAAAACCATCACGTTGACAATGCAATTTCTTTGATCAAGAAAATGAAACACCAGGGTATTCTGCCAAATGTTTACACATACACTATACTCTTGGATGGACTATGCAAAGGTGGAAGACTTAAGGACGCACAAGAGGTTTTTCAGGATCTTTTAATTAAAGGCTACAATTTAGATGTACGGACGTATACCATAATGATTAATGGGCTTTTTAAAGACGGCTTATTTGATGAAGCATTGGCATTGATGTCAAAAATGGAAGACAACGGTTGCACCCCTGATGCTGTAACAtatgaaataattatttatgCTCTCTTTCAGAAAGGTGACAATGATAAGGCAGAGAAGCTTCTCCGTCAAATGATTGCTAGAGGTCTATTGTAA
- the LOC130741275 gene encoding pentatricopeptide repeat-containing protein At3g22470, mitochondrial-like, whose translation MSMFRLRMFPFLSRSLLTFQSHSHFHSQNQNAPSKFNVGDAISSFNRMLQMRPSPPIIEFNKFFTSLVKTKHYATAVSLSQQMDFRRVMPDLFTFNILINCYCHLGQITSAFSVLCNIFKRGYQPDTITFNTIIKGLCLQGEVHRALCFHDEIVARGFLLDQVSYGTLINGLCKIGHTGPALQLLRQIQGKLAQPNVVMYSTIIDSLCKDKLVSDAYNLYSEMLAKRISPTVVTYNTLISGFCIVGQLKEAVGLLNQMVLKSINPDVCTFTILVDALCKEGKVKEAKNVLAVMIKGGEKLDVVTYSSLMDGYCLVKEVHKAKDIFNTMTQREVTPNVQSYSIMINGFCKIKMVDDALNLFKQMHTENITPDVVTYSSLIDGLCKSGRISDAWELVNEMHSRGLPPNVITYSSLLDALCKNHHVDNAISLIKKMKHQGILPDVYTYTILLDGLCKGGRLKDAQEVFQDLLIKGYNLDVRTYTIMINGLCKDGLFDEALALMSKMEDNGCTPDAVTYVKV comes from the coding sequence ATGTCGATGTTCAGGTTAAGAATGTTTCCCTTTCTTTCTAGATCACTTCTTACCTTTCAATCACACTCTCACTTTCACTCTCAAAATCAAAATGCTCCTTCCAAATTCAATGTTGGTGATGCAATCTCCTCGTTCAATCGCATGCTCCAAATGCGTCCTTCTCCACCCATTATCGAATTTAACAAGTTTTTTACTTCCCTCGTCAAGACGAAGCATTACGCCACCGCCGTTTCCCTTTCTCAACAAATGGATTTCAGGAGAGTTATGCCTGACTTATTCACTTTCAACATCTTGATCAATTGTTACTGCCACCTAGGTCAAATTACTTCTGCTTTTTCTGTACTCTGCAATATTTTCAAGAGGGGTTATCAGCCTGATACCATCACCTTTAATACAATTATCAAAGGTCTCTGTCTTCAAGGTGAGGTTCATAGAGCACTGTGCTTTCATGATGAGATTGTAGCACGGGGGTTTCTGTTGGATCAGGTTAGTTACGGGACCTTGATTAACGGGTTATGTAAAATTGGACATACAGGACCTGCACTGCAATTGCTCAGACAGATCCAGGGAAAATTGGCTCAACCTAATGTGGTAATGTACAGCACAATCATTGATAGCTTGTGTAAAGATAAACTTGTAAGTGATGCCTACAATTTATACTCTGAAATGCTCGCCAAAAGAATTTCACCAACTGTTGTCACTTACAATACTCTAATATCTGGATTTTGCATTGTGGGTCAATTGAAAGAAGCAGTTGGTTTGTTAAATCAAATGGTATTGAAAAGCATCAATCCAGATGTTTGTACCTTTACTATTTTAGTTGATGCTTTATGCAAGGAAGGAAAGGTGAAAGAAGCCAAAAATGTGTTAGCTGTCATGATCAAAGGAGGGGAAAAACTTGATGTTGTTACTTATAGTTCTTTGATGGATGGGTATTGCTTAGTTAAGGAAGTACACAAGGCCAAAGATATATTCAACACCATGACCCAAAGGGAAGTGACCCCTAATGTTCAGAGTTATAGTATCATGATTAACGGATTCTGTAAGATTAAAATGGTTGATGATGCCTTGAATCTATTTAAACAAATGCATACTGAAAATATAACTCCTGATGTTGTAACTTACAGTTCTCTTATAGATGGTTTGTGCAAGTCTGGGAGAATCTCTGATGCTTGGGAGCTTGTTAATGAGATGCACTCTAGAGGTCTACCACCTAATGTAATCACGTACAGTTCTTTATTGGATGCTTTATGCAAAAACCATCACGTTGACAATGCAATTTCTTTGATCAAGAAAATGAAACACCAGGGTATTCTGCCAGATGTTTACACATACACTATACTCTTGGATGGACTATGCAAAGGTGGAAGACTTAAGGACGCACAAGAGGTTTTTCAGGATCTTTTAATTAAAGGCTACAATTTAGATGTACGGACGTATACCATAATGATTAATGGGCTTTGTAAAGACGGCTTATTTGATGAAGCATTGGCATTGATGTCAAAAATGGAAGACAACGGTTGCACCCCTGATGCTGTAACatatgtgaaggtatga